A segment of the Prochlorococcus marinus CUG1416 genome:
TACATTTATAGGGAGAATTACCATTATGTACGTTTTGGTACCACTTAACTGTGTAAAAAATAGTTTTTTTTAAGTCCCATCTTGGATACCAATTTAGTTCCTTAAGTGCTTTTTCAATAGAAAGTGTTAAATATGTAGATTCCACAGATTGATGCTCTAATTTTTCTATTGTTAATTCTTCTCCCCAATATGATGAGATCATATTTACTAATTTTTGCACTGATACAACATCCATAGAATTAGGTCCAAAGTTATACTCAAAACTTTTCTGTACATTTATTTGTTTTTCAGCTAATTTCAAATATCCCAATAAAGGATCCAAAACATGTTGCCATGGCCTGACAGCATCTGGATAACGTAGTTTAAGTGATGTCTTATTTATAAGAGCTTTAATAGTATCTGGCACAATTCTATCTGCGGACCAGTCGCCTCCACCGATTACATTCCCAGCCCTAACTGTTGAAATTTTTATATTATCTTTAAAAAATGATTTTCTCCATGATTTCACTGCTAATTCTACCGATGCTTTACTCGAACTATATGGATCATAGCCACCTAACTCATCATTTTCCCTATAACTATATGGCCATGTATGATTTTCGTAAACTTTATCTGTTGTGACAATTATGACTGAACATTTTTTCATTAATCTAAGTATTTCGAGTAAATTTATTGTCCCCATTACATTAGTATCCCAAGTTGATTTAGGATTAACATAACTCTCTCTCACTAGAGGTTGAGCAGCTAGATGAAAAATAAATTCCGGGTTGAAATCTAGAATTGATTCTTTTAACTCATCTTTTTGCCTTATATCTATATTTTCATGTGTATATAAATTCTCATCAAAAAACTTTTTAAAGTCAGTATCTGTTACTAGCGAATTATAAAGAATATTTGTTGAATCAGGCTTTAAGGAAATACCATGCACTTTGCTCTTTTGATTTAGAAGTAGACAAGTCAACCAAGAACCTTTAAAGCCAGTATCACCTGTTACTAAAACTTTTTTATTTTTCCAGAAATCAACCACTTAAAGATAAAATAATTTCTTCTACTAACAATATAAATAAAAGATGTTAATTTTTTTTAATTTAAGTTTAATTAATAAATATTGAAAAATTATTTTTATCTAAAAAATTTTAAATTAGTGGCTATTAACTATATTTCTTTCTTTAGATATTACTTGTCTTAATTAAGTTAATTTTAGGATGCAGAATTGCATAATCAATCATGGAAAAGTGGCAACAAAAGTTATTTTGTTACTAAAAGCCCTCTAAAAACTCATTTTATCAATGCATTTCTTAAATGGAGCCAAGGGGATTTGAACCCCTGCCCCTGCATGCCATGCAGATCACCAACTAAGCTATAACTAGGTTTTGCAGGTATTTTTTGCACTTTGGTCGCAGGGTTGGTCGCAGAGGTGGTCGCAGAGACTCCATATTTAACCATATTTAACCCTATCAAAACCTATCGTTTTGTTATGATAAATTGACCAAACTAATTGGTATAACTAGTGTTTGCAACTGTTTTAGCTAAGTTGGTCGCAGGGATAACAATATTAACAATACTCAACAAAACACCTACTTTTTCTTTTGGCTAATTGATTTTAAATATACTAATGAAGATATAATTTTCTAAATTAAGTTATGAATAGCTATTCATATTTGCTTGATAAAATTAGATTATCTAAGGTTAAAAAAAAACCATTTGAATTTATTTATATCGATAATTTTTTATCAATAGATGATCTAAATATGATTATTAGTCATAGTTCATTTAAAACATCTGGTAATAATTTTGAAGAACTTTGCTCACAAATGGATAAAAAAGGTTGGACACCTCATCCCCATCCAGGGACATTTAAAGATTTAGAGTCATACAAAACTTGGAGAAAAAATAATTACAGGCTAAATGAAGATATCTATGGTCATAATGAAATAAATAAATTATGTGAAGGTTCTGGAATGGCTTTTAGATTATCTAATTTGCCTGAATTTTTATCTGAGCTTAGAAACTTATTTTTAAGTGAAGATTTTATTGATTGTATTAAAAATAAATTTAGTTTAAATGACAATTTTAAATACAAAATTGATTGTGGTTTTCAAAAATATTTATCTGGATATGAAATTAGTCCACATC
Coding sequences within it:
- the rfbG gene encoding CDP-glucose 4,6-dehydratase; amino-acid sequence: MVDFWKNKKVLVTGDTGFKGSWLTCLLLNQKSKVHGISLKPDSTNILYNSLVTDTDFKKFFDENLYTHENIDIRQKDELKESILDFNPEFIFHLAAQPLVRESYVNPKSTWDTNVMGTINLLEILRLMKKCSVIIVTTDKVYENHTWPYSYRENDELGGYDPYSSSKASVELAVKSWRKSFFKDNIKISTVRAGNVIGGGDWSADRIVPDTIKALINKTSLKLRYPDAVRPWQHVLDPLLGYLKLAEKQINVQKSFEYNFGPNSMDVVSVQKLVNMISSYWGEELTIEKLEHQSVESTYLTLSIEKALKELNWYPRWDLKKTIFYTVKWYQNVHNGNSPYKCILENIRSFNSR